A DNA window from Hordeum vulgare subsp. vulgare chromosome 1H, MorexV3_pseudomolecules_assembly, whole genome shotgun sequence contains the following coding sequences:
- the LOC123408091 gene encoding strigolactone esterase D14-like encodes MNATVFGNVGETLVLAHGYGGSRFIWDDVVPSLAEKFRVVVFDWSFSGAADDGARCSERRFSYHDLADELVALMDELELRGAVFLGHSMAGMIGCIASLARPDLFSHLLLVGASPRYINDDCYEGGFGRGEVDAMLGAIETNFTEWAPVFAETVVGVDQPAAVAKFAKQLAMMRPATALRVMRAVLTCDVRDVLPDVKAPCTIVHCTKDAVAPLAVARYMQHRLAGCADGGGAASVLIDSSSHFPQLTAPKEFVRVIQAILLDH; translated from the exons ATGAATGCGACGGTTTTCGGCAACGTCGGTGAGACCCTGGTGCTCGCCCACGGCTACGGGGGCAGCCGGTTCATCTGGGACGATGTCGTCCCGTCGCTGGCGGAGAAGTTCCGAGTCGTCGTCTTCGACTGGAGCTTCTCCGGTGCGGCGGACGATGGCGCCAGGTGCTCCGAACGGCGTTTTTCCTACCACGACCTGGCCGACGAACTTGTGGCGCTGATGGACGAGCTCGAGCTGAGGGGAGCAGTGTTCTTGGGGCACTCCATGGCTGGCATGATCGGCTGCATCGCGTCGCTTGCAAGGCCAGACCTATTCAGCCACCTCCTGCTGGTTGGGGCGTCACCTAG GTACATCAACGACGACTGCTACGAGGGCGGATTCGGCCGCGGAGAGGTCGACGCCATGCTCGGAGCCATCGAGACCAATTTCACAGAGTGGGCGCCGGTCTTTGCTGAGACCGTGGTTGGGGTGGACCAGCCGGCCGCCGTCGCAAAGTTCGCCAAGCAGCTGGCAATGATGCGCCCGGCCACCGCCCTCCGCGTCATGCGCGCCGTGCTCACCTGCGACGTCCGGGACGTGCTCCCGGACGTCAAGGCGCCATGCACCATAGTGCACTGCACCAAGGACGCCGTGGCGCCCCTTGCAGTTGCCCGCTACATGCAGCACCGACTGGCCGGATGTGCTGATGGCGGCGGGGCCGCCTCGGTGCTCATTGACTCCTCCAGCCACTTTCCACAGCTCACCGCGCCAAAGGAGTTCGTCCGGGTCATTCAggccatcttgctcgaccactgA